One part of the Calditrichota bacterium genome encodes these proteins:
- a CDS encoding DEAD/DEAH box helicase family protein, which produces MILDNSNENLKVHEWLTKYTEEGKLDIVTGYFTIGALAYITKAVNEKIDKYRLVLGDIVNFDLEENRPLDLLNENITIEAALKLNSVSQEAVSFLKQDKVSAKTLEPNFCHAKIYLFNPKEKDDRKKYFISGSSNLTEAGIGLKETNNVELNIAETGNNSQYKELIEWFESLWKKPQAHREKTIIQKDGSKTKLNFKQYLINEIERIFIKYTPREIYYKILFELFGSQILEDDSNPDFNRQVGRLENSAIYNTLYDFQKKGVLSLIRMLQKYNGAILADAVGLGKTWCALAIIKFFQLQGREILLLCPKKLEFNWKRYRKHQDSKFEKDQLDFFVRFHTDMSEERLERYDDRADKLFTNDKPKLIIIDESHNLRNDKSNRYKFLLEYILKPNEDIKVLLLSATPINNSLNDIRNQFKLMVQGNVHGYQESLGVRNLDYSFRTAQKAFNDWRREPEPKISDFIKKLPANFFTLTDTLTVARTRKMIEGQEAALVFPQKEKPINLFVTPQELGNFETFEELFDHFPQMLSGYQPSFYLEDTDNEKDVLHDERQRDRFLVKMMYILMVKRLESSWYSFFTTVEKIKDHHQNALDRIKAYQVDKKNHVINEDDQWLFDDDELEAEYEEFTLGKKRKIKLSDIDAAGNIKNYKKDLKKDLDALDNLFSNLLKFQVRIDEEIIHPMNHSSADNKLEVLMQQIERKRNSGHNSNNQKLVIFTVYRDTAQYLFEQLKARGYDKLSMVSGSGSLVSDTDEESKLFEPILERFAPYTKLFKEKEWEFEIKKGNQKEYQNWVSWIAENHPRTYTKLQNPIDIIIATDALSEGQNLQDADMVINYDIHWNPVRIIQRMGRIDRLGSPNEKIFGINFWPSNNINSYLNLQGRIEQRMAAMKLAGSEVHLDFSETFKEMAEDEDLENRLKARMMEQMQTSWDDIEVSDQGLGFDDLSLERYRQDLLDEFNKDKDKYLRMPKGVYSGFKADATICAEDGIIALLGYPNRPEKSKMHEYKVFDLIYINNDGKMLLLNQKEVLDAITYHKDRERFVPDGIDKGDEAEIQKLVNSLKSFLDRQAAEFTELEDGSTKKVMGKEARDVLAKLRKGDKFALDRVKQDLKVDEKYQLQNFDLITWFLVTV; this is translated from the coding sequence ATGATTTTAGATAACTCCAATGAAAATCTAAAAGTCCATGAGTGGCTCACAAAATACACAGAAGAAGGTAAGTTAGATATTGTTACTGGTTACTTCACTATTGGGGCACTAGCATACATTACTAAAGCCGTAAATGAAAAAATTGATAAATATCGTTTAGTTCTAGGAGATATTGTCAACTTTGACTTGGAGGAAAACCGTCCTCTCGATTTACTAAATGAAAATATAACAATAGAAGCTGCACTTAAATTAAATAGTGTTTCTCAAGAAGCTGTTAGTTTTTTAAAACAAGATAAAGTATCTGCAAAAACCCTTGAACCTAACTTCTGTCATGCAAAAATTTATCTATTTAATCCAAAAGAAAAAGATGATAGAAAAAAATATTTCATTTCCGGAAGCTCTAATTTGACAGAGGCAGGAATTGGGCTAAAAGAAACAAATAATGTTGAATTAAATATTGCTGAAACTGGCAATAATAGTCAATATAAAGAGCTAATTGAATGGTTTGAATCACTATGGAAAAAACCCCAAGCGCACAGAGAAAAAACCATAATTCAAAAAGATGGATCAAAAACGAAACTAAATTTTAAGCAATACCTTATTAATGAAATTGAACGAATTTTTATTAAGTATACTCCACGAGAAATTTACTATAAAATTTTATTTGAATTATTTGGAAGCCAAATACTAGAAGATGATAGTAATCCGGATTTCAACAGACAAGTAGGTAGACTTGAAAATTCAGCTATTTACAATACTCTTTATGATTTTCAGAAAAAAGGAGTATTAAGTTTAATTCGAATGCTTCAAAAATACAATGGAGCCATTCTTGCAGATGCTGTTGGGCTTGGAAAAACTTGGTGCGCTTTGGCAATAATTAAATTCTTCCAATTACAAGGGAGAGAGATTCTTCTACTCTGTCCCAAGAAGCTAGAATTTAATTGGAAAAGATATCGTAAACATCAAGATTCTAAATTTGAAAAAGATCAGCTGGATTTCTTTGTTCGCTTTCACACAGATATGAGTGAAGAACGTCTTGAGAGATATGACGATCGTGCTGACAAGTTATTCACAAATGACAAACCAAAACTAATTATTATAGATGAAAGCCACAATCTTCGGAACGACAAATCAAATAGATACAAATTTCTTCTTGAATATATACTTAAGCCAAATGAAGACATCAAAGTTCTTTTATTATCAGCAACACCAATAAATAACTCATTGAATGATATAAGAAATCAGTTTAAACTCATGGTACAGGGTAATGTGCATGGTTATCAAGAATCACTAGGAGTTAGAAACCTAGATTATTCATTTCGTACTGCGCAAAAGGCCTTTAATGATTGGCGAAGGGAGCCTGAGCCCAAAATTTCTGACTTTATTAAAAAACTACCTGCCAACTTTTTCACGTTGACTGACACACTCACTGTTGCCAGAACACGAAAAATGATTGAAGGACAGGAAGCTGCCTTGGTATTTCCTCAAAAAGAGAAACCGATAAACCTTTTTGTCACACCTCAAGAACTAGGCAATTTTGAAACATTCGAGGAACTTTTTGATCATTTCCCTCAAATGCTTTCAGGATATCAACCTTCATTTTATTTGGAAGATACTGATAATGAGAAAGACGTCTTACATGATGAAAGACAAAGGGACCGTTTTTTAGTAAAAATGATGTATATCTTAATGGTCAAAAGGTTAGAATCATCTTGGTATTCATTTTTCACAACCGTAGAAAAAATAAAAGATCATCACCAAAACGCTTTGGATAGAATTAAAGCCTACCAAGTGGACAAAAAAAACCACGTTATTAATGAAGATGACCAGTGGCTTTTTGACGATGATGAATTAGAAGCAGAATATGAAGAGTTCACGCTTGGTAAAAAAAGAAAAATAAAATTATCTGATATTGATGCTGCTGGTAATATTAAGAATTACAAAAAAGATTTAAAAAAAGACCTGGACGCTTTAGATAATCTCTTTTCTAACCTGTTGAAGTTTCAAGTACGAATTGATGAGGAAATTATCCATCCAATGAACCACTCTTCGGCTGATAATAAGCTTGAGGTTTTAATGCAACAGATTGAACGTAAAAGAAATTCCGGACATAATTCAAATAACCAAAAGCTTGTCATATTCACTGTCTATAGAGATACAGCGCAATATTTATTCGAACAATTAAAAGCAAGAGGATACGATAAGCTATCTATGGTTTCAGGTAGTGGCTCATTGGTTTCAGATACTGATGAAGAAAGCAAGTTGTTTGAACCAATTCTGGAGCGTTTTGCCCCATACACCAAGCTCTTCAAGGAGAAAGAATGGGAATTTGAAATAAAAAAAGGAAACCAAAAAGAGTATCAAAATTGGGTTTCCTGGATTGCAGAAAATCATCCAAGAACCTACACCAAACTGCAAAACCCAATTGACATCATCATTGCTACTGATGCATTAAGTGAGGGCCAAAATCTTCAGGATGCAGATATGGTGATTAATTATGATATCCACTGGAATCCTGTTCGGATTATTCAAAGAATGGGTCGTATAGATCGATTGGGATCACCAAACGAAAAGATATTTGGTATCAACTTTTGGCCATCTAATAACATTAACAGTTATTTAAATCTTCAAGGTAGAATTGAGCAACGAATGGCAGCTATGAAACTCGCTGGCTCAGAGGTGCATTTGGATTTCTCAGAAACTTTCAAGGAAATGGCAGAGGATGAAGACTTAGAAAATAGATTGAAAGCAAGAATGATGGAACAAATGCAAACTTCCTGGGATGACATTGAAGTGAGTGATCAGGGTCTTGGTTTTGATGATTTGTCACTTGAGCGTTATCGCCAAGATTTACTTGATGAATTCAATAAAGATAAGGACAAATATCTGCGTATGCCAAAAGGTGTGTATTCCGGTTTCAAAGCGGATGCGACTATCTGTGCAGAAGATGGTATCATAGCCTTATTGGGTTATCCTAATCGTCCTGAAAAATCCAAGATGCATGAATATAAAGTATTTGATCTCATTTATATAAATAATGATGGGAAGATGTTATTGCTGAATCAAAAAGAGGTCTTGGATGCTATTACTTATCACAAAGACCGGGAGCGCTTTGTCCCAGATGGGATTGATAAAGGAGATGAAGCAGAAATCCAGAAATTGGTAAATTCCTTAAAATCATTTTTAGATAGACAAGCTGCAGAATTTACGGAGTTAGAAGATGGCAGCACCAAAAAAGTGATGGGTAAAGAAGCCAGAGACGTTTTAGCAAAGTTACGAAAGGGCGATAAGTTCGCATTAGATAGAGTAAAACAAGATCTGAAGGTGGATGAGAAATATCAACTTCAGAACTTCGATTTGATCACCTGGTTTTTGGTTACGGTATAA
- a CDS encoding N-6 DNA methylase — protein MILTHFKDMDFLKAVKALFKELKVPMNYVADEPTTAKEILKDTYKDNTTFQLVDDVYFVGMVDDAAFEGTKSLDVQQIKSDYDGVLIFGLTLYQRENNLLPTRSQLAEISRAFNREFYYTPVVLVLKYRDDQADYLAFANTERLQYKQAWREGEKAGRVSLLRDINIIQPHSGHERILLELKIPSIGTKTVDSFAKLYAYWQEVFSVSVLNKKFYQELSNWYFWAIKHVTFPNKPTLEIAHQKGAKLDDLIQEHNATNVIRLLTRLLFTWFIKEKKLIPEELFDLKALQKDILNDISPYHEEGTMFAQANKESIYYKAILQNLFFATLNCPIEEDSLDKRSRRFRLKNHYGQDRGNDWMYRYEKYFKNPDVFLKLMNEKVPFLNGGLFECLDIKHDQNLYIDGFSDQMTRGEQLIVPDYLFFGVEEHVDLSAEYGVKNKAAKEAAVKGLVNILKSYKFTITENTPIEEDVALDPELLGKVFENLLASYNPETKSTARKQTGSFYTPREIVNYMVDESLIAYLKNAETDWAMDEKALDEKLHQLTSFDPVNPFKENTALTKRIVKALDECKILDPACGSGAFLMGGLQKMVHMLQKLDPKNSSWKEVQTQKAEKDLKEALSIEDKNERGEKLKEINEAFDQNMNDPDYARKLYLIENCVYGVDIQPIATQIAKLRFFISLVVDQKVAKKEANFGIRPLPNLETKFVTANTLIGIDKPQAQTNLFDNKEIKQLEAELKKVRHKLFSARTKDTKLKYRKKDEELRNAIAGELKRSGLHNDSAEKLAGWDPYDQNASSLFFDPKWMFDISGGFDVVIGNPPYGVSIKGKDRKEVLKHLKKVPDYEIYYFFIEVSSKILNSNKGILSYIIPNTYLFNVFAENYRDDLIKNWGIKSIIDFTNYSLFDTATVRNSVIIFTKGEESKDVKYLPTLNSKLDLNSFMSQDVKALNISLFREFSQNWALAFKLSKSTINAVANIKLNSKPLNFFFPEVSQGLIAYDKYQGQHEEVINSRAYHHMEYRKGLKRWLWGEDITKYSVRWNEREYIDYCNGIANPRQPKFFKEKRMLIREITNPSIFAAITDEELYNDPAILVVLNSIFSLEAATIILNSRIGTFFHFNASPKATKGDFPKILVKDIKEFPLSKNLEKVDKQLWKSLYNILEFDTMNSSISNSIYNVTDGLCLELYFPDHMKEREIDVLEFVERDINQALQGREFNNLSETEKERVIEQLHATWSHTDNEVRNRIKLFAVRSPEILKPILES, from the coding sequence ATGATACTTACACATTTTAAAGACATGGACTTTCTTAAGGCCGTCAAAGCCCTTTTCAAAGAATTAAAAGTCCCTATGAATTATGTGGCGGATGAACCAACCACCGCCAAAGAAATCCTCAAAGACACCTACAAAGACAACACGACCTTTCAGTTAGTGGATGATGTCTATTTCGTGGGGATGGTCGATGACGCAGCTTTTGAAGGCACCAAAAGTCTGGATGTACAACAAATAAAATCCGATTATGATGGTGTTTTGATTTTTGGGCTTACTCTTTACCAAAGGGAAAACAACCTCCTCCCTACCCGCTCTCAACTGGCTGAAATCTCTCGGGCTTTCAATAGAGAATTCTACTACACTCCAGTGGTATTGGTTTTAAAATACAGGGATGACCAAGCAGACTATCTTGCCTTTGCAAACACTGAAAGACTGCAATACAAACAGGCATGGCGTGAAGGTGAAAAAGCTGGAAGAGTATCACTCTTAAGGGATATAAACATTATTCAGCCTCACTCAGGGCATGAGAGAATTCTCTTAGAGCTTAAAATCCCCTCGATTGGAACAAAGACTGTCGATTCTTTTGCGAAATTATATGCCTACTGGCAGGAAGTATTCAGTGTTAGTGTACTTAACAAGAAGTTCTACCAGGAACTCTCCAATTGGTATTTCTGGGCCATTAAGCATGTGACTTTTCCCAACAAGCCAACACTCGAAATTGCTCACCAAAAAGGAGCAAAACTGGATGATCTCATTCAGGAGCACAATGCCACCAATGTGATTCGCTTACTTACACGTTTGCTTTTTACATGGTTTATCAAAGAGAAAAAACTGATTCCTGAGGAGCTCTTCGATTTAAAAGCTTTACAAAAAGACATCCTCAATGACATTTCACCATACCATGAAGAAGGAACCATGTTTGCTCAGGCGAATAAGGAAAGTATCTATTATAAAGCCATACTACAAAACTTGTTTTTTGCTACTCTGAACTGCCCTATTGAAGAAGATAGCTTAGATAAACGCTCCCGAAGATTTCGCCTTAAGAATCACTATGGACAAGACCGGGGGAATGATTGGATGTACCGGTATGAAAAATACTTTAAAAATCCAGATGTATTTTTAAAACTAATGAACGAAAAAGTTCCATTCCTGAATGGCGGCCTTTTTGAATGTCTTGATATTAAACACGATCAAAATCTTTATATAGATGGATTCTCCGACCAAATGACCAGGGGAGAACAATTGATTGTTCCTGATTATCTCTTTTTTGGGGTGGAAGAGCATGTTGACCTGAGTGCTGAATATGGAGTTAAGAACAAAGCTGCCAAAGAAGCCGCCGTAAAAGGACTGGTAAATATTCTGAAATCCTACAAATTCACTATTACAGAAAATACACCTATTGAAGAGGATGTAGCGCTTGATCCAGAATTATTAGGAAAGGTGTTTGAAAATCTCCTTGCAAGTTACAATCCTGAAACCAAAAGCACGGCTCGTAAACAAACGGGTTCGTTCTATACGCCCCGGGAGATTGTGAACTACATGGTGGATGAAAGCCTGATTGCTTATCTGAAAAATGCGGAGACCGATTGGGCCATGGATGAAAAGGCGTTAGATGAAAAACTTCATCAGCTGACTTCTTTTGATCCGGTGAACCCTTTCAAAGAAAATACAGCATTGACTAAACGTATCGTAAAAGCATTGGATGAATGCAAAATTCTCGACCCAGCTTGTGGTTCGGGTGCATTCCTGATGGGTGGTCTGCAAAAGATGGTACATATGCTGCAAAAACTCGATCCGAAGAATTCAAGCTGGAAAGAAGTACAAACTCAAAAAGCTGAAAAAGACCTAAAAGAAGCACTAAGTATTGAGGATAAAAACGAACGTGGGGAAAAGTTAAAAGAAATTAATGAAGCCTTTGATCAAAACATGAACGACCCGGACTATGCCCGAAAACTCTATTTGATAGAAAACTGTGTGTACGGTGTAGACATACAACCCATAGCCACACAAATAGCCAAGCTTCGATTTTTTATCTCTCTGGTGGTAGATCAAAAAGTGGCAAAGAAAGAAGCAAATTTCGGTATTCGTCCTTTACCGAACCTGGAAACGAAGTTTGTAACTGCCAATACACTCATTGGAATAGACAAACCTCAAGCCCAAACCAACTTGTTTGATAACAAGGAAATCAAGCAACTGGAAGCCGAACTAAAGAAAGTACGCCACAAACTCTTTAGCGCTCGTACAAAAGACACCAAACTGAAATACCGAAAAAAGGATGAAGAACTTAGAAATGCTATTGCTGGCGAACTGAAGCGCAGTGGCTTGCATAATGACTCGGCTGAAAAACTAGCAGGTTGGGATCCTTACGACCAAAATGCGTCTTCGCTTTTCTTTGACCCGAAATGGATGTTTGATATTTCAGGTGGTTTTGATGTGGTGATTGGGAATCCACCCTATGGTGTTTCAATTAAAGGGAAAGATCGCAAAGAAGTTCTAAAGCATTTAAAAAAAGTACCTGACTACGAGATCTACTATTTTTTTATAGAGGTTTCTAGTAAAATCCTTAATTCAAATAAAGGCATTCTTTCATATATAATTCCAAATACGTATTTATTTAATGTGTTTGCCGAAAATTATAGGGATGATTTGATTAAAAACTGGGGAATTAAATCAATCATAGATTTTACTAATTACTCATTATTTGATACAGCTACCGTAAGAAATTCTGTTATTATATTTACAAAAGGAGAAGAATCAAAAGATGTAAAATACTTACCAACTTTAAACAGCAAGTTGGATCTCAATTCGTTCATGAGTCAAGATGTGAAGGCACTTAATATTTCTCTTTTTCGTGAATTCTCTCAAAATTGGGCATTGGCATTTAAACTATCTAAAAGCACAATAAATGCTGTTGCGAATATTAAATTAAATTCAAAGCCGCTTAATTTCTTTTTTCCTGAGGTATCCCAAGGTTTGATTGCGTATGATAAGTATCAAGGTCAGCACGAAGAAGTAATCAATTCAAGAGCATATCACCATATGGAGTATAGGAAAGGATTGAAACGCTGGCTTTGGGGTGAAGACATTACAAAGTATTCGGTAAGATGGAATGAGAGAGAGTACATTGACTATTGTAATGGTATTGCAAATCCAAGACAACCAAAATTTTTTAAAGAAAAGAGAATGTTAATCCGTGAGATTACCAATCCATCAATTTTTGCAGCTATAACTGATGAAGAACTCTATAATGATCCTGCAATTCTTGTTGTACTCAATTCAATATTCAGCCTTGAAGCGGCCACAATTATCTTGAATTCACGGATTGGTACATTTTTTCATTTTAATGCATCACCAAAGGCAACAAAAGGTGATTTCCCAAAAATTTTGGTAAAGGATATTAAAGAGTTTCCTCTTTCAAAAAATTTGGAAAAAGTAGATAAGCAACTTTGGAAGTCGCTTTATAATATATTGGAATTCGACACTATGAATAGCTCAATTTCAAATTCAATTTATAACGTTACAGATGGCCTGTGTTTAGAGCTGTACTTCCCCGACCACATGAAAGAGCGGGAAATTGATGTTTTGGAGTTTGTGGAGCGAGATATCAATCAAGCACTGCAGGGTAGGGAGTTTAACAACCTTAGTGAAACAGAAAAAGAAAGGGTCATTGAGCAACTCCACGCCACCTGGAGCCACACGGATAATGAAGTCCGCAATCGCATTAAACTCTTTGCAGTAAGAAGTCCAGAAATTCTTAAACCCATATTGGAAAGCTGA